Proteins encoded in a region of the Triplophysa rosa linkage group LG6, Trosa_1v2, whole genome shotgun sequence genome:
- the map2 gene encoding microtubule-associated protein 2 isoform X8: MADGRQPEDSGPQWSTPGAQGSSSPGGHGENGFSSSYRACQPGGAQAGSATSYAKENGFNGDLTSGHAVTAEQVSARIVQEVTAEAVAVLKGEQEPNPDSAVRLPSVEDSANLPPSPPPSPAAEHFGPLEQDVGDEEEAGPLRRFQNSRERCKFLAPSISVSVPEDDPYHSDEEYYEHPLFSPEWTRSGSRPPGQAAAFRQIEEEETIESLSAAEEEEEDTSEAAATAAALEEQEEEDEEEQWSGEEPEQEPPSELPEWAEVIGEAQALPGLQAEVHTQAAIAANQAPNGRAEEAGKHESPAEALKMEAERTDPIGMDFTESAMHLDDLPSYESLVRDTDMPESPFARTYPMEDFELPPSGLGHAIEPLEGPLERPDGQSCDVIEPLTEKTCDLSNIHETESGHAQDKQMEITAMAKPDELEGDMKDKSGMSAYFETTTIKTDAAGSQGEGYYELSTTSEEQKDSLGNLPLPEISYSTLAQTQSLEVNPDLSKSTADTLKTTSPVDRRDDCRLSPGKLALEQRSYSLNVTIGAMDHDVQGRPRNFSPLATDIMSHTSGSLDESADYLPATTPSVDKIPKFPLILETTTSSSPPPQTTVSDGSKSPQAESPESPVQAKGFYKNGTVMAPDLPEMLDLAGTRSRLASDNADPDILRRKSVPMDMTSMVSDSLAHLLKGDPSQMAAKREMQLEEQGYCVFSEYSGPMPSPADVYSPLDTSPHIFNTVISEDKELGFVAGEKECLWSDDLKTEEFVAPQVKAEEEMQSKEDSFESESTVAEKSTTETKQDKVDPFKAETLQEMSVTSPENENEHLDKQVETFITPKVTVTLEEPKSDLDATLAAETEAEIADYERQIRKLEMEDRPLSVEEERELQELREKVKNKPDLVHQEAYEEVDAEDVYQLTGVAKDRIARPLRPSPASSVESATEEEKIHIVETEKPKSPEALKADPNRLSPVGSFEKYFREERPSEQEVKQKDTVESLKKKAVEEQPPPAPSKTEEKPSEQQVIQKDTIVDPLEEKPVEEQPHPVPSETAKAPVDTTVIQEIEEDVEIAEEPEEIMPETKPALEEKPVTVKSEPAEFEVEKDEVNLVENEGAKAAEDIVESRAAIESVVMVEDDFITVVQTIDEGEVSGHSVRFSAPTEEERPKLLEEEEEEESVEMAQEVEMEAASVEVVIDVPEQVEPPVCPVKEIEIQESEAPTQNYDDYKDETTIDDSILDSSWVDTQADDDKSLATEKIEPLPKSSPVKKPHAEKPVKQKTKGSRVKGRIMTPERKHVRKEPVPIQKEEMKKKKAAIKKPDFTKKSDIQTCSPSRKGVVKTTVRHPRPTQHHACVKRKPTVSADGRLPFSVARHSRDRAFTSNSTTLTKIPTSKMRAAALVPARPYSVCSSNKNSPMGEGDLNEPRPSSAGPQVSVNVLVVKDGGSRSPEKRSSLPRPASILTRRPHTGEHEESSTSITSSGSTAPRRPTCTEAARSRSVGNSTPRTPGSTAITPGTPPSYSCRTPGTPRTPGTPKSLSLLSQEKKVAIIRTPPKSPATTPKQLRILNQPLPDLKNVKSKIGSTDNIKYQPKGGQVHILTNKIDLSHVTSKCGSLDNIRHKPGGGNVRIGSVKLDFREKAHAKVGSLDNAHHTPGGGQIQIESHKLMFRDTAKARVDHGADIVIETAGLSGGTSPHRHSHMSSSGSINMLESPQLATLAEDVTAALAKQGL; this comes from the exons ATGGCAGACGGTCGGCAACCTGAGGACAGCGGCCCCCAGTGGTCAACGCCGGGAGCCCAGGGCTCATCCTCCCCAGGTGGGCATGGAGAGAATGGCTTCTCTTCCTCCTACAGGGCTTGCCAGCCAGGTGGTGCCCAAGCTGGTTCTGCCACCTCATATGCCAAAGAGAATGGTTTCAACGGAGATCTAACCTCTGGACACGCTGTGACTGCAG AACAAGTGTCCGCGAGGATCGTGCAGGAGGTAACAGCTGAAGCGGTCGCGGTACTCAAAGGAGAGCAGGAGCCAAATCCAGACTCTGCCGTCAGGCTGCCCTCAG TGGAAGACTCTGCAAACCTGCCGCCCTCTCCTCCACCGTCCCCGGCAGCAGAGCATTTTGGACCGCTGGAACAAG ATGTAGGGGATGAGGAGGAAGCAGGTCCTCTCCGCCGCTTCCAAAATTCTCGCGAGAGGTGCAAGTTCCTCGCCCCCTCCATCTCAGTGTCTGTGCCTGAGGATGACCCCTACCACTCTGATGAGGAATACTATGAACACCCTTTATTCAGCCCAGAGTGGACGCGCTCGGGCTCTCGCCCCCCAGGGCAGGCCGCCGCGTTTAGACAGATCGAAG AAGAGGAGACCATAGAGAGTCTCTCAGCTgcggaggaggaagaggaggataCTTCGGAAGCCGCAGCAACAGCAGCAGCTCTAGAGGAacaggaggaggaggatgaggaggagCAGTGGAGTGGGGAGGAGCCTGAACAGGAACCCCCATCCGAGCTCCCAGAGTGGGCAGAGGTCATAGGCGAGGCCCAGGCTCTGCCCGGCTTGCAGGCCGAGGTTCACACACAGGCAGCTATAGCTGCCAACCAGGCCCCTAATGGGCGAGCTGAGGAGGCAGGGAAGCATGAAAGCCCTGCAGAAG CTTTGAAGATGGAAGCGGAGAGGACAGATCCCATTGGCATGGACTTCACTGAATCTGCAATGCACCTAGATGATCTCCCATCCTACGAGAGTCTTGTCAGAGACACAGATATGCCAGAAAGCCCCTTTGCTAGAACATACCCCATGGAGGATTTTGAATTGCCTCCAAGTGGCCTGGGTCATGCCATAGAACCTTTAGAAGGTCCATTGGAAAGGCCTGATGGGCAAAGTTGTGACGTGATAGAGCCTTTAACTGAAAAAACATGTGACTTAAGCAATATACACGAGACTGAATCAGGGCATGCACAAGACAAACAAATGGAAATCACAGCCATGGCAAAACCTGATGAACTAGAGGGGGACATGAAGGACAAATCTGGAATGTCTGCTTATTTTGAGACCACTACAATTAAGACTGATGCTGCCGGGTCTCAAGGGGAAGGGTATTATGAGCTGAGTACTACATCAGAGGAGCAGAAAGACTCTCTTGGTAACCTCCCGCTTCCTGAAATCAGCTACAGTACCCTAGCTCAAACACAGTCCTTGGAAGTCAATCCAGATCTTTCAAAAAGTACTGCAGACACATTAAAGACTACTTCACCGGTAGACAGAAGAGATGACTGCAGGCTGTCTCCTGGAAAACTGGCTCTAGAGCAGAGAAGCTACTCTTTGAATGTCACCATTGGTGCAATGGATCATGACGTCCAAGGGCGACCCAGGAACTTCTCTCCGTTAGCTACTGACATCATGTCTCATACTAGCGGGAGCCTTGACGAATCTGCTGACTATCTTCCTGCCACCACTCCCTCAGTGGATAAAATACCTAAATTTCCTCTGATCCTGGAGACAACTACTTCATCATCTCCACCTCCCCAAACCACAGTTAGTGATGGAAGTAAGAGTCCACAAGCTGAGTCCCCAGAATCACCTGTCCAAGCGAAGGGCTTTTACAAGAACGGCACAGTCATGGCCCCAGATCTGCCTGAAATGTTGGATCTGGCCGGTACGCGATCAAGGCTAGCATCAGACAACGCTGATCCAGATATTTTGAGGAGGAAGTCTGTTCCTATGGACATGACTTCTATGGTGAGTGATTCCTTAGCACATTTACTGAAAGGTGATCCGAGTCAAATGGCCGCAAAGAGGGAAATGCAATTGGAGGAGCAAGGATATTGTGTCTTTAGTGAATACTCTGGTCCTATGCCATCCCCTGCAGATGTGTACAGTCCATTGGATACTTCTCCTCATATCTTTAACACTGTGATTTCAGAGGATAAGGAACTTGGTTTTGTTGCAGGTGAAAAGGAGTGTTTGTGGTCTGATGATCTGAAGACAGAAGAGTTTGTTGCACCACAAGTAAAAGCAGAAGAAGAAATGCAAAGTAAGGAAGATTCCTTTGAAAGTGAGAGTACAGTTGCTGAAAAATCTACTACTGAGACTAAGCAAGATAAAGTTGATCCTTTCAAGGCTGAAACTTTGCAAGAAATGAGTGTAACTTCACCTGAAAATGAGAACGAACACTTAGACAAGCAAGTTGAAACTTTTATTACCCCAAAGGTGACGGTTACTCTGGAAGAACCAAAGTCTGACCTTGATGCTACACTTGCAGCTGAAACCGAAGCCGAAATAGCTGACTACGAGAGGCAAATACGCAAATTAGAAATGGAGGACCGGCCTTTAAGCGTGGAGGAGGAAAGAGAGCTCCAAGAGCTCAGGGAGAAGGTTAAGAATAAACCAGACCTTGTTCACCAGGAAGCCTATGAAGAGGTTGATGCAGAAGATGTGTACCAACTCACTGGAGTTGCGAAGGACAGGATTGCCAGACCTCTCAGACCATCCCCAGCATCTTCAGTAGAAAGTGCTACAGAGGAGGAGAAAATCCACATCGTTGAAACTGAAAAACCCAAATCACCAGAGGCTCTAAAAGCAGATCCTAATAGATTATCTCCCGTTGGATCTTTTGAGAAGTATTTTAGAGAGGAGAGGCCTTCTGAGCAGGAGGTAAAGCAGAAAGACACAGTGGAATCCCTCAAGAAGAAAGCTGTTGAGGAGCAACCCCCACCAGCTCCTTCAAAGACAGAGGAGAAACCTTCTGAGCAACAGGTAATTCAGAAAGATACTATTGTGGACCCCCTTGAAGAAAAACCTGTGGAGGAGCAACCTCACCCAGTTCCTTCAGAGACAGCGAAGGCTCCTGTAGACACCACTGTGATTCAAGAAATTGAGGAAGATGTTGAGATCGCTGAGGAGCCTGAAGAGATCATGCCAGAAACAAAACCGGCCTTGGAGGAGAAACCAGTGACAGTCAAATCGGAGCCAGCTGAGTTTGAAGTAGAGAAAGATGAGGTTAATCTTGTTGAGAATGAAGGAGCCAAGGCAGCAGAGGACATTGTTGAGTCTCGAGCTGCAATTGAGTCAGTTGTGATGGTGGAAGATGATTTCATTACAGTGGTGCAGACCATTGATGAAGGAGAGGTCTCTGGACACAGTGTACGCTTCTCTGCCCCCACTGAGGAGGAACGTCCAAAACTCCtcgaagaagaagaggaggaggagtctgTGGAGATGGCACAAGAAGTAGAGATGGAGGCTGCCAGTGTAGAAGTCGTCATAGATGTCCCAGAGCAAGTTGAGCCTCCAGTTTGTCCAGTTAAAGAGATAGAAATACAAGAGAGTGAAGCACCTACTCAAAACTATGATGACTACAAAGATGAAACTACCATTGATGACTCCATTTTAGACAGCTCCTGGGTGGACACGCAAG CAGACGATGATAAGAGCTTAGCAACTGAGAAGATTGAGCCTCTACCCAAATCCAGCCCTGTCAAGAAACCGCATGCAGAGAAACCGGTCAAACAGAAAACTAAGGGCAGCAGGGTCAAAGGACGAATCATGACCCCTGAGCGTAAACATGTTCGCAAGGAGCCGGTGCCCATCCAGAAAGAGgagatgaagaagaaaaaag CTGCGATTAAGAAGCCTgatttcacaaaaaaatctgatattCAGACGTGCTCTCCTTCGCGGAAGGGTGTTGTAAAGACTACCGTAAGGCACCCTAGACCTACCCAACATCACGCGTGTGTTAAGCGGAAACCCACAG TATCTGCAGATGGACGACTGCCCTTCAGTGTGGCCAGGCACTCCAGAGATCGGGCATTT ACCTCCAATTCCACAACACTAACAAAGATCCCCACCTCTAAAATGCGGGCAGCGGCCTTGGTGCCAGCCCGACCTTACTCCGTCTGCTCCTCCAATAAAAACAGCCCAATGGGGGAGGGGGATCTTAATGAGCCCCGCCCTTCTTCAGCAGGTCCACAAGTTTCAGTAAACGTACTTGTAGTTAAG GATGGTGGGTCTCGGAGCCCAGAGAAGAGGTCGTCCCTGCCACGGCCAGCATCTATACTTACTCGCCGCCCGCATACAGGTGAACATGAGGAGAGTTCCACTTCTATCACCAGCTCTGGGTCCACGGCACCACGCAGGCCAACAT GCACAGAGGCTGCTCGGTCCCGCTCTGTTGGCAACTCCACACCCCGCACGCCCGGCTCAACTGCCATCACTCCTGGCACCCCTCCAAGTTACTCCTGCCGTACCCCAGGGACACCTCGTACTCCAGGCACCCCTAAATCCCTCAGCCTGCTGTCCCAGGAAAAGAAAGTGGCCATCATCCGCACACCTCCAAAATCCCCTGCCACTACACCCAAACAGCTGCGCATCTTAAACCAGCCGCTTCCTGACCTCAAGAACGTCAAATCCAAGATCGGTTCCACTGACAACATCAAGTACCAGCCCAAAGGGGGCCAG
- the map2 gene encoding microtubule-associated protein 2 isoform X1 translates to MADGRQPEDSGPQWSTPGAQGSSSPGGHGENGFSSSYRACQPGGAQAGSATSYAKENGFNGDLTSGHAVTAEQVSARIVQEVTAEAVAVLKGEQEPNPDSAVRLPSVEDSANLPPSPPPSPAAEHFGPLEQDVGDEEEAGPLRRFQNSRERCKFLAPSISVSVPEDDPYHSDEEYYEHPLFSPEWTRSGSRPPGQAAAFRQIEEEETIESLSAAEEEEEDTSEAAATAAALEEQEEEDEEEQWSGEEPEQEPPSELPEWAEVIGEAQALPGLQAEVHTQAAIAANQAPNGRAEEAGKHESPAEALKMEAERTDPIGMDFTESAMHLDDLPSYESLVRDTDMPESPFARTYPMEDFELPPSGLGHAIEPLEGPLERPDGQSCDVIEPLTEKTCDLSNIHETESGHAQDKQMEITAMAKPDELEGDMKDKSGMSAYFETTTIKTDAAGSQGEGYYELSTTSEEQKDSLGNLPLPEISYSTLAQTQSLEVNPDLSKSTADTLKTTSPVDRRDDCRLSPGKLALEQRSYSLNVTIGAMDHDVQGRPRNFSPLATDIMSHTSGSLDESADYLPATTPSVDKIPKFPLILETTTSSSPPPQTTVSDGSKSPQAESPESPVQAKGFYKNGTVMAPDLPEMLDLAGTRSRLASDNADPDILRRKSVPMDMTSMVSDSLAHLLKGDPSQMAAKREMQLEEQGYCVFSEYSGPMPSPADVYSPLDTSPHIFNTVISEDKELGFVAGEKECLWSDDLKTEEFVAPQVKAEEEMQSKEDSFESESTVAEKSTTETKQDKVDPFKAETLQEMSVTSPENENEHLDKQVETFITPKVTVTLEEPKSDLDATLAAETEAEIADYERQIRKLEMEDRPLSVEEERELQELREKVKNKPDLVHQEAYEEVDAEDVYQLTGVAKDRIARPLRPSPASSVESATEEEKIHIVETEKPKSPEALKADPNRLSPVGSFEKYFREERPSEQEVKQKDTVESLKKKAVEEQPPPAPSKTEEKPSEQQVIQKDTIVDPLEEKPVEEQPHPVPSETAKAPVDTTVIQEIEEDVEIAEEPEEIMPETKPALEEKPVTVKSEPAEFEVEKDEVNLVENEGAKAAEDIVESRAAIESVVMVEDDFITVVQTIDEGEVSGHSVRFSAPTEEERPKLLEEEEEEESVEMAQEVEMEAASVEVVIDVPEQVEPPVCPVKEIEIQESEAPTQNYDDYKDETTIDDSILDSSWVDTQADDDKSLATEKIEPLPKSSPVKKPHAEKPVKQKTKGSRVKGRIMTPERKHVRKEPVPIQKEEMKKKKAAIKKPDFTKKSDIQTCSPSRKGVVKTTVRHPRPTQHHACVKRKPTVSADGRLPFSVARHSRDRAFTSNSTTLTKIPTSKMRAAALVPARPYSVCSSNKNSPMGEGDLNEPRPSSAGPQVSVNVLVVKDGGSRSPEKRSSLPRPASILTRRPHTGEHEESSTSITSSGSTAPRRPTSFRTEVKAEHRTGRSASMTGTEAARSRSVGNSTPRTPGSTAITPGTPPSYSCRTPGTPRTPGTPKSLSLLSQEKKVAIIRTPPKSPATTPKQLRILNQPLPDLKNVKSKIGSTDNIKYQPKGGQIQILNKKLDLGHVSSKCRSKDNLKHSPQGGNVHILTNKIDLSHVTSKCGSLDNIRHKPGGGNVRIGSVKLDFREKAHAKVGSLDNAHHTPGGGQIQIESHKLMFRDTAKARVDHGADIVIETAGLSGGTSPHRHSHMSSSGSINMLESPQLATLAEDVTAALAKQGL, encoded by the exons ATGGCAGACGGTCGGCAACCTGAGGACAGCGGCCCCCAGTGGTCAACGCCGGGAGCCCAGGGCTCATCCTCCCCAGGTGGGCATGGAGAGAATGGCTTCTCTTCCTCCTACAGGGCTTGCCAGCCAGGTGGTGCCCAAGCTGGTTCTGCCACCTCATATGCCAAAGAGAATGGTTTCAACGGAGATCTAACCTCTGGACACGCTGTGACTGCAG AACAAGTGTCCGCGAGGATCGTGCAGGAGGTAACAGCTGAAGCGGTCGCGGTACTCAAAGGAGAGCAGGAGCCAAATCCAGACTCTGCCGTCAGGCTGCCCTCAG TGGAAGACTCTGCAAACCTGCCGCCCTCTCCTCCACCGTCCCCGGCAGCAGAGCATTTTGGACCGCTGGAACAAG ATGTAGGGGATGAGGAGGAAGCAGGTCCTCTCCGCCGCTTCCAAAATTCTCGCGAGAGGTGCAAGTTCCTCGCCCCCTCCATCTCAGTGTCTGTGCCTGAGGATGACCCCTACCACTCTGATGAGGAATACTATGAACACCCTTTATTCAGCCCAGAGTGGACGCGCTCGGGCTCTCGCCCCCCAGGGCAGGCCGCCGCGTTTAGACAGATCGAAG AAGAGGAGACCATAGAGAGTCTCTCAGCTgcggaggaggaagaggaggataCTTCGGAAGCCGCAGCAACAGCAGCAGCTCTAGAGGAacaggaggaggaggatgaggaggagCAGTGGAGTGGGGAGGAGCCTGAACAGGAACCCCCATCCGAGCTCCCAGAGTGGGCAGAGGTCATAGGCGAGGCCCAGGCTCTGCCCGGCTTGCAGGCCGAGGTTCACACACAGGCAGCTATAGCTGCCAACCAGGCCCCTAATGGGCGAGCTGAGGAGGCAGGGAAGCATGAAAGCCCTGCAGAAG CTTTGAAGATGGAAGCGGAGAGGACAGATCCCATTGGCATGGACTTCACTGAATCTGCAATGCACCTAGATGATCTCCCATCCTACGAGAGTCTTGTCAGAGACACAGATATGCCAGAAAGCCCCTTTGCTAGAACATACCCCATGGAGGATTTTGAATTGCCTCCAAGTGGCCTGGGTCATGCCATAGAACCTTTAGAAGGTCCATTGGAAAGGCCTGATGGGCAAAGTTGTGACGTGATAGAGCCTTTAACTGAAAAAACATGTGACTTAAGCAATATACACGAGACTGAATCAGGGCATGCACAAGACAAACAAATGGAAATCACAGCCATGGCAAAACCTGATGAACTAGAGGGGGACATGAAGGACAAATCTGGAATGTCTGCTTATTTTGAGACCACTACAATTAAGACTGATGCTGCCGGGTCTCAAGGGGAAGGGTATTATGAGCTGAGTACTACATCAGAGGAGCAGAAAGACTCTCTTGGTAACCTCCCGCTTCCTGAAATCAGCTACAGTACCCTAGCTCAAACACAGTCCTTGGAAGTCAATCCAGATCTTTCAAAAAGTACTGCAGACACATTAAAGACTACTTCACCGGTAGACAGAAGAGATGACTGCAGGCTGTCTCCTGGAAAACTGGCTCTAGAGCAGAGAAGCTACTCTTTGAATGTCACCATTGGTGCAATGGATCATGACGTCCAAGGGCGACCCAGGAACTTCTCTCCGTTAGCTACTGACATCATGTCTCATACTAGCGGGAGCCTTGACGAATCTGCTGACTATCTTCCTGCCACCACTCCCTCAGTGGATAAAATACCTAAATTTCCTCTGATCCTGGAGACAACTACTTCATCATCTCCACCTCCCCAAACCACAGTTAGTGATGGAAGTAAGAGTCCACAAGCTGAGTCCCCAGAATCACCTGTCCAAGCGAAGGGCTTTTACAAGAACGGCACAGTCATGGCCCCAGATCTGCCTGAAATGTTGGATCTGGCCGGTACGCGATCAAGGCTAGCATCAGACAACGCTGATCCAGATATTTTGAGGAGGAAGTCTGTTCCTATGGACATGACTTCTATGGTGAGTGATTCCTTAGCACATTTACTGAAAGGTGATCCGAGTCAAATGGCCGCAAAGAGGGAAATGCAATTGGAGGAGCAAGGATATTGTGTCTTTAGTGAATACTCTGGTCCTATGCCATCCCCTGCAGATGTGTACAGTCCATTGGATACTTCTCCTCATATCTTTAACACTGTGATTTCAGAGGATAAGGAACTTGGTTTTGTTGCAGGTGAAAAGGAGTGTTTGTGGTCTGATGATCTGAAGACAGAAGAGTTTGTTGCACCACAAGTAAAAGCAGAAGAAGAAATGCAAAGTAAGGAAGATTCCTTTGAAAGTGAGAGTACAGTTGCTGAAAAATCTACTACTGAGACTAAGCAAGATAAAGTTGATCCTTTCAAGGCTGAAACTTTGCAAGAAATGAGTGTAACTTCACCTGAAAATGAGAACGAACACTTAGACAAGCAAGTTGAAACTTTTATTACCCCAAAGGTGACGGTTACTCTGGAAGAACCAAAGTCTGACCTTGATGCTACACTTGCAGCTGAAACCGAAGCCGAAATAGCTGACTACGAGAGGCAAATACGCAAATTAGAAATGGAGGACCGGCCTTTAAGCGTGGAGGAGGAAAGAGAGCTCCAAGAGCTCAGGGAGAAGGTTAAGAATAAACCAGACCTTGTTCACCAGGAAGCCTATGAAGAGGTTGATGCAGAAGATGTGTACCAACTCACTGGAGTTGCGAAGGACAGGATTGCCAGACCTCTCAGACCATCCCCAGCATCTTCAGTAGAAAGTGCTACAGAGGAGGAGAAAATCCACATCGTTGAAACTGAAAAACCCAAATCACCAGAGGCTCTAAAAGCAGATCCTAATAGATTATCTCCCGTTGGATCTTTTGAGAAGTATTTTAGAGAGGAGAGGCCTTCTGAGCAGGAGGTAAAGCAGAAAGACACAGTGGAATCCCTCAAGAAGAAAGCTGTTGAGGAGCAACCCCCACCAGCTCCTTCAAAGACAGAGGAGAAACCTTCTGAGCAACAGGTAATTCAGAAAGATACTATTGTGGACCCCCTTGAAGAAAAACCTGTGGAGGAGCAACCTCACCCAGTTCCTTCAGAGACAGCGAAGGCTCCTGTAGACACCACTGTGATTCAAGAAATTGAGGAAGATGTTGAGATCGCTGAGGAGCCTGAAGAGATCATGCCAGAAACAAAACCGGCCTTGGAGGAGAAACCAGTGACAGTCAAATCGGAGCCAGCTGAGTTTGAAGTAGAGAAAGATGAGGTTAATCTTGTTGAGAATGAAGGAGCCAAGGCAGCAGAGGACATTGTTGAGTCTCGAGCTGCAATTGAGTCAGTTGTGATGGTGGAAGATGATTTCATTACAGTGGTGCAGACCATTGATGAAGGAGAGGTCTCTGGACACAGTGTACGCTTCTCTGCCCCCACTGAGGAGGAACGTCCAAAACTCCtcgaagaagaagaggaggaggagtctgTGGAGATGGCACAAGAAGTAGAGATGGAGGCTGCCAGTGTAGAAGTCGTCATAGATGTCCCAGAGCAAGTTGAGCCTCCAGTTTGTCCAGTTAAAGAGATAGAAATACAAGAGAGTGAAGCACCTACTCAAAACTATGATGACTACAAAGATGAAACTACCATTGATGACTCCATTTTAGACAGCTCCTGGGTGGACACGCAAG CAGACGATGATAAGAGCTTAGCAACTGAGAAGATTGAGCCTCTACCCAAATCCAGCCCTGTCAAGAAACCGCATGCAGAGAAACCGGTCAAACAGAAAACTAAGGGCAGCAGGGTCAAAGGACGAATCATGACCCCTGAGCGTAAACATGTTCGCAAGGAGCCGGTGCCCATCCAGAAAGAGgagatgaagaagaaaaaag CTGCGATTAAGAAGCCTgatttcacaaaaaaatctgatattCAGACGTGCTCTCCTTCGCGGAAGGGTGTTGTAAAGACTACCGTAAGGCACCCTAGACCTACCCAACATCACGCGTGTGTTAAGCGGAAACCCACAG TATCTGCAGATGGACGACTGCCCTTCAGTGTGGCCAGGCACTCCAGAGATCGGGCATTT ACCTCCAATTCCACAACACTAACAAAGATCCCCACCTCTAAAATGCGGGCAGCGGCCTTGGTGCCAGCCCGACCTTACTCCGTCTGCTCCTCCAATAAAAACAGCCCAATGGGGGAGGGGGATCTTAATGAGCCCCGCCCTTCTTCAGCAGGTCCACAAGTTTCAGTAAACGTACTTGTAGTTAAG GATGGTGGGTCTCGGAGCCCAGAGAAGAGGTCGTCCCTGCCACGGCCAGCATCTATACTTACTCGCCGCCCGCATACAGGTGAACATGAGGAGAGTTCCACTTCTATCACCAGCTCTGGGTCCACGGCACCACGCAGGCCAACAT CGTTCCGTACTGAAGTCAAAGCAGAGCACAGGACAGGCAGGTCTGCTAGTATGACAG GCACAGAGGCTGCTCGGTCCCGCTCTGTTGGCAACTCCACACCCCGCACGCCCGGCTCAACTGCCATCACTCCTGGCACCCCTCCAAGTTACTCCTGCCGTACCCCAGGGACACCTCGTACTCCAGGCACCCCTAAATCCCTCAGCCTGCTGTCCCAGGAAAAGAAAGTGGCCATCATCCGCACACCTCCAAAATCCCCTGCCACTACACCCAAACAGCTGCGCATCTTAAACCAGCCGCTTCCTGACCTCAAGAACGTCAAATCCAAGATCGGTTCCACTGACAACATCAAGTACCAGCCCAAAGGGGGCCAG